One Victivallis lenta DNA segment encodes these proteins:
- a CDS encoding YbjQ family protein — protein MSGIFLTGAVFAVCFGTGFFCFRLTETKREEYLKKMEAELADIAVTDLKNVPEPAAAGGAQLVTGCVAVANNYFLGVCASIRNLFGGEMHGYTRLCTDARRMALVRLKLEVRALGSRCICCLRYETTVIQMEQQGNKRSAAGVELMAYGTALLPPEGKNA, from the coding sequence ATGAGCGGCATTTTCCTGACGGGCGCCGTCTTCGCGGTCTGTTTCGGAACCGGTTTCTTCTGCTTCCGCCTGACCGAGACGAAACGCGAGGAGTACCTGAAGAAGATGGAAGCGGAGCTGGCGGACATCGCGGTGACCGACCTCAAAAACGTCCCGGAGCCGGCCGCCGCCGGCGGGGCGCAGCTCGTCACCGGCTGCGTCGCGGTGGCGAACAACTATTTTCTCGGCGTCTGCGCCTCGATCCGGAATCTGTTCGGCGGAGAAATGCACGGCTATACCCGGCTCTGCACCGATGCGCGCCGGATGGCGCTCGTCCGCCTGAAACTCGAAGTCCGGGCGCTCGGCAGCCGCTGCATCTGCTGCCTGCGGTATGAAACCACGGTCATCCAGATGGAGCAGCAGGGGAACAAGCGCAGCGCCGCCGGCGTCGAACTCATGGCTTACGGCACCGCGCTGCTTCCGCCGGAAGGAAAAAACGCCTGA
- a CDS encoding type II secretion system protein has protein sequence MPKRFPLIELLVAIAIIALLSFPGEKKTGKEKPGNGMCVTPFPVMPLAGFAPRKKRRFTLIELLVVIAIIAILASMLLPALNKARERGRSVQCLNHLRQIGTAHQGYFSDNADYVGYAAQGPGWSDVRSWRHALLPYLEKASLADHTDTADVKYPRILQCPSVPVEEFARLDWPQVGGIQSAYGANTSGYDESNLGVFGFLNGKTPIKQQMAREPSQLMTITEGYWYLNYWEHYDDAPRHDGARNLLYLDGHAGALRGQLPRNLSSDDKKLWYHK, from the coding sequence ATGCCAAAACGCTTCCCCCTGATTGAACTTCTTGTCGCCATCGCGATCATCGCCCTGCTTTCTTTTCCCGGCGAAAAGAAAACAGGCAAAGAAAAGCCGGGCAACGGCATGTGCGTCACTCCGTTCCCGGTCATGCCGCTGGCGGGCTTCGCCCCCCGGAAGAAACGCCGTTTTACCCTGATAGAACTTCTTGTCGTTATCGCAATCATCGCGATTCTGGCATCCATGCTGCTGCCCGCGCTCAACAAAGCGCGGGAGCGCGGACGCAGTGTGCAATGCCTGAACCACCTCAGGCAGATCGGAACCGCACATCAGGGTTATTTCTCCGACAATGCGGACTATGTCGGCTACGCCGCCCAGGGGCCCGGCTGGAGCGACGTCCGTTCCTGGCGGCACGCCCTCCTGCCCTATCTTGAGAAAGCCTCCCTGGCTGACCATACCGATACCGCCGACGTGAAATATCCCCGCATCCTGCAATGTCCCTCCGTGCCGGTGGAGGAGTTCGCACGATTGGACTGGCCGCAGGTCGGCGGCATCCAGAGCGCCTACGGCGCGAATACCTCCGGCTACGACGAATCCAATCTGGGAGTGTTCGGTTTTCTGAACGGCAAGACGCCGATCAAGCAGCAGATGGCGCGCGAGCCCTCCCAGCTCATGACGATCACCGAAGGGTACTGGTACCTGAACTACTGGGAACACTATGACGATGCGCCGCGCCATGACGGCGCCCGCAACCTGCTCTACCTGGACGGTCACGCGGGAGCACTCCGGGGGCAACTGCCGCGCAATCTCTCCTCCGACGACAAAAAACTCTGGTACCATAAATAG
- a CDS encoding substrate-binding domain-containing protein gives MNYHSKTNRLTEIFICDLAAERFGAEAYLPSEQRLAEQYQASRNTIRRMLDTLISDGTLLRDENRRVRVNPAQPQKNAASDRQQLNFAWAYAAYPDPMVSEVSSGIQDYMREKQLNLQLIASHESHETVLNALGHAPQLGFDGVLVLNYRQERYDSTIDRLLDSGIPVVTVGPAGKSRAGSLSGDDFGGVFAAISRLIEKYDRPVWFVSAPAVPADLENDERFLAYTLAMRNAGFGDRVEEYNCMVLCGDAPKYWPLPQKLFRAPYQFSPFLARMQFPASVFCCDDYVANRLYLAAHEAGLKVGQDLAVIGFGDLPFAKRLDPPLATVRVDSRSLGYQAARLLHRSVADRLGTSVRLKIPAEFIERKSM, from the coding sequence ATGAACTATCACAGCAAAACCAACCGGCTCACCGAAATCTTTATCTGCGACCTCGCCGCCGAACGCTTCGGGGCGGAAGCATACCTGCCGTCGGAACAGCGCCTGGCCGAACAGTATCAGGCCAGCCGCAACACGATCCGCCGGATGCTCGATACCCTGATCTCCGACGGTACGCTGCTCCGCGACGAAAACCGCCGGGTCCGGGTCAATCCGGCTCAGCCTCAAAAAAACGCGGCGTCCGACCGGCAGCAGTTGAATTTCGCCTGGGCGTACGCGGCCTACCCCGACCCGATGGTCTCCGAAGTCAGCTCCGGCATTCAGGACTATATGAGGGAAAAACAACTGAACCTCCAACTGATTGCAAGCCACGAAAGCCATGAGACGGTCCTGAATGCGCTCGGGCACGCGCCGCAGCTCGGTTTCGACGGTGTCCTCGTGCTGAATTACCGCCAGGAACGCTATGACAGCACCATCGACCGGCTGCTGGATTCCGGAATCCCGGTGGTGACGGTCGGACCGGCCGGAAAATCACGCGCCGGCTCGCTCAGCGGAGACGACTTCGGCGGTGTGTTCGCCGCCATTTCCCGCCTGATCGAAAAATACGACCGGCCGGTCTGGTTCGTTTCGGCGCCGGCGGTTCCCGCCGACCTCGAAAACGACGAGCGCTTTCTCGCCTACACCCTGGCCATGCGGAACGCCGGATTCGGCGACCGGGTGGAAGAGTACAACTGCATGGTGCTCTGCGGCGACGCGCCGAAATACTGGCCGCTGCCCCAGAAGCTGTTCCGGGCGCCGTACCAGTTTTCGCCGTTCCTGGCCCGGATGCAGTTTCCGGCCTCCGTGTTCTGCTGTGACGACTACGTCGCCAACCGCCTCTATCTTGCCGCGCACGAAGCCGGCCTGAAGGTCGGGCAGGATCTCGCCGTCATCGGATTCGGCGACCTGCCGTTTGCGAAACGCCTCGATCCGCCGCTGGCCACGGTCCGGGTCGATTCCCGTTCCCTCGGTTATCAGGCGGCGCGGCTGCTGCACCGGTCGGTCGCCGACAGGCTCGGCACTTCCGTCCGCCTGAAAATCCCCGCGGAATTCATCGAACGCAAATCCATGTAA
- a CDS encoding YbjQ family protein, with translation MIVVNTETIPGMKIVELKGLVQGNTVRAKHVGRDIAASFKNFVGGELKGYTELLTESRSEAVARMLAQAEELGANAVVNVRFATSSITAGAAELYAYGTAVVAVPSEG, from the coding sequence ATGATTGTCGTCAACACCGAAACGATTCCCGGCATGAAGATCGTCGAGCTGAAGGGGCTCGTACAAGGCAACACCGTGCGGGCCAAGCATGTCGGGCGCGACATCGCGGCCTCTTTCAAGAACTTCGTCGGCGGCGAACTCAAGGGTTATACCGAGCTCCTGACCGAATCGCGCAGCGAAGCCGTGGCCCGCATGCTCGCGCAGGCCGAAGAGCTCGGCGCCAATGCGGTGGTCAATGTCCGCTTTGCGACGAGCAGCATCACGGCCGGAGCCGCCGAGCTCTACGCGTACGGCACGGCGGTCGTCGCGGTGCCGTCGGAGGGCTGA
- a CDS encoding beta-galactosidase translates to MQFLRPILLLCAGFLLFPAAGNDVFNGSFERSGRPDGWEWSTFGGGDAACAVIRSGGNRHLRIAYRSLQQPNRYGQLLQNVPLTPGRIYRLSWKMWGKPARNICWTLGKHWKLRPALPSVTPEAARHTLRFRAEPDEFDGKLYPVRLICENLTPELNLDDIEITEEELPAESAVTFVPPEKALSGKVFRLPRLDGFPRDGGFPGGVTVWTPADDADFSASFALGWNQDGLLLFFRVRDDVLRPVPGSAMYLGDSVQLRIDQDGELAPQARPSDLELGFQIDAAGKLATWNWNTNMPIPETLVESVVTSGENGFSAAVLLKDALFDRIDFRRPKPFSFNLIFNDRDGGDDRRVISFARGIHDSKSSADNVLLFPEGGAETARVCARYDDLREHLAGIFYTAGATGDTADFVLRLTPEHGSPRTIPLCRATRVPPGTAGRLPFRRSVSELPEGRWTAEFLWNGRPAGKLAFERRALLVRQRKIWEEFRSRLSRIDAAYRRQFPERLPAAAALSLRVLNSDIPRLLSQMEAAESPAERRFYDRRGEMTAPEVVEALDELERELAEYRAGRTPPEYWFFRSGPVLLRGGFPYAELESSRGRRQLRPVLFAGYGHFTDVIRDLPEFSGIGANLIQIEIGPSSIFPKEGKNGEFSEPDFSDLENRILPALRSAAEHNVKVCLLLSPHYHPAWLLDKYPDMRADSDFLKYEITHPKAEEMLDAYLAALIPKLKASPWSAALHSLVLSNEPVYIGCTPYNPQSLKDFRHYLKQKYGTPSGFNATAQRDYPDFDAMTGQIETDPALRSEFERFRRDTFAAWHRRLAERVRRIWPEIPLHAKMMIFSSLYVPQATDAGMFAAFSDYNGNDNYRMYDFDNAGLAPHHISSELGSELQLSARKLSICNSENHIIADGETRPVPNGHIYTAMFEQYATGTSALITWVWTDIDYLKSLSSSPMFCGNIRNRPGNIIAHGRAMLDANRVARELVRFSRYEPETAILHAPSSLLHAPERCKNSLDALYAATLPTGHRVRFLSEEQLGRREFGAVRLLLLPESEYLDRKALAGLNEFVRRGGRVMVCGKAPRYDEFGNPLPEPPDFPKLPLSRLGAELDATTPLPFRLAVHDGAGGEGLYLRCVPDGDAYLINLVNYGKNARKLNFSGPGTFRDLLREETFEPEFELPPQKPLLLRFLPAGKP, encoded by the coding sequence ATGCAGTTTCTTCGACCGATTCTTCTTCTGTGCGCCGGATTTCTCCTGTTCCCTGCCGCCGGAAACGATGTGTTCAACGGCTCCTTCGAACGCTCCGGCCGGCCCGACGGCTGGGAATGGAGCACGTTCGGCGGCGGCGACGCGGCTTGCGCAGTCATACGTTCCGGGGGCAACCGCCACCTGCGGATCGCCTACCGGTCGCTGCAGCAGCCCAACCGTTACGGCCAACTGCTGCAGAACGTGCCGCTGACTCCGGGGCGCATCTATCGCCTGAGCTGGAAAATGTGGGGAAAGCCCGCCCGGAACATCTGCTGGACGCTCGGGAAACACTGGAAACTGCGCCCGGCCCTCCCGTCCGTCACGCCGGAGGCGGCCCGCCACACCCTCCGCTTCCGGGCCGAACCGGATGAGTTCGACGGCAAACTCTATCCGGTCCGGCTGATCTGCGAAAACCTGACGCCGGAACTGAATCTCGACGACATTGAAATCACGGAAGAGGAGCTCCCGGCCGAAAGTGCCGTCACATTCGTTCCGCCCGAAAAAGCGCTTTCCGGCAAGGTGTTCCGGCTCCCTCGCCTCGACGGATTTCCGCGCGACGGCGGTTTCCCCGGCGGCGTCACCGTCTGGACGCCGGCCGATGATGCGGATTTTTCCGCCTCCTTCGCACTCGGCTGGAATCAAGACGGCCTGCTGCTGTTCTTCCGTGTCCGCGACGACGTCCTCCGCCCGGTCCCCGGCAGCGCCATGTACCTGGGGGACAGCGTCCAGCTCCGGATCGACCAGGATGGTGAACTCGCACCGCAGGCCAGACCCTCCGACCTCGAACTCGGTTTTCAAATCGATGCGGCGGGGAAATTAGCGACCTGGAACTGGAATACGAATATGCCGATTCCCGAAACGCTCGTCGAATCCGTCGTGACTTCCGGAGAAAACGGATTCTCTGCGGCAGTCCTGCTGAAAGACGCGCTGTTTGACCGGATCGACTTCCGCCGCCCGAAACCGTTCAGCTTCAATCTGATCTTCAACGACCGCGACGGCGGAGACGACCGCCGGGTCATCTCTTTCGCCCGCGGCATCCACGACTCGAAATCCTCGGCGGACAATGTGCTGCTCTTTCCGGAAGGGGGCGCTGAAACCGCCCGGGTCTGCGCCCGATATGACGACCTCAGGGAACATCTGGCGGGAATCTTCTATACGGCCGGCGCAACCGGAGATACGGCGGACTTCGTCCTGCGGCTGACGCCGGAGCACGGTTCCCCCCGCACGATTCCGCTGTGCCGCGCCACGCGGGTTCCGCCCGGCACAGCCGGCCGCCTCCCCTTCCGGCGCTCCGTCTCCGAACTGCCGGAAGGGCGCTGGACCGCAGAATTTCTATGGAACGGCCGGCCGGCCGGGAAACTCGCCTTCGAGCGCCGGGCTCTGCTTGTCCGCCAGCGCAAGATCTGGGAGGAGTTCCGCAGCCGTCTCTCCCGAATTGACGCTGCCTACCGCCGGCAATTCCCGGAACGGCTCCCGGCCGCGGCGGCGCTTTCGCTCCGGGTCCTGAACTCCGATATCCCGCGGCTGCTCAGTCAGATGGAAGCGGCGGAATCACCCGCCGAACGCCGCTTCTACGACCGGCGCGGCGAAATGACCGCCCCGGAAGTCGTCGAAGCGCTGGACGAACTCGAGCGGGAGCTTGCGGAATACCGCGCCGGACGCACGCCGCCGGAATACTGGTTCTTCCGGTCCGGCCCGGTCCTGCTGCGCGGCGGTTTCCCGTATGCGGAACTGGAGAGCTCGCGCGGACGGCGGCAGCTCCGGCCGGTGCTCTTCGCCGGATACGGCCACTTCACCGATGTGATCCGCGACCTGCCGGAATTCAGCGGCATCGGCGCCAACCTCATCCAGATCGAGATCGGCCCCTCGAGCATCTTTCCGAAGGAAGGGAAAAACGGTGAATTCTCCGAACCGGATTTCTCCGACCTCGAAAACCGCATTCTGCCCGCCCTCCGGAGCGCGGCGGAGCACAATGTGAAGGTCTGCCTGCTGCTCTCGCCGCACTACCACCCGGCCTGGCTGCTCGACAAATATCCGGACATGCGCGCCGATTCGGATTTTCTGAAGTACGAGATCACCCACCCGAAGGCGGAGGAGATGCTCGACGCCTACCTTGCGGCACTGATCCCGAAGCTCAAGGCGTCGCCGTGGAGCGCAGCCCTCCACAGCCTCGTCCTCTCGAACGAACCGGTCTATATCGGCTGTACGCCATACAACCCGCAATCGCTCAAGGATTTCCGCCATTACCTGAAGCAGAAATACGGAACACCTTCCGGCTTCAACGCGACAGCACAGCGCGATTATCCGGATTTCGACGCGATGACCGGACAAATCGAAACCGATCCGGCGCTCAGGAGCGAATTCGAACGGTTCCGGCGCGACACCTTCGCGGCCTGGCACCGCCGGCTGGCCGAACGCGTCCGCCGCATCTGGCCGGAGATTCCGCTGCATGCGAAAATGATGATCTTCTCGAGCCTGTACGTGCCGCAGGCCACCGACGCCGGAATGTTCGCTGCGTTCAGCGACTACAACGGCAACGACAACTACCGGATGTACGATTTCGACAACGCCGGACTGGCGCCTCACCATATCAGCAGCGAACTCGGCAGCGAACTGCAGCTGTCGGCGCGAAAGCTGTCAATCTGCAATTCGGAGAACCACATCATCGCCGACGGCGAAACCCGCCCGGTGCCGAACGGCCACATCTATACGGCTATGTTCGAACAGTACGCCACCGGCACCTCGGCCCTGATCACCTGGGTCTGGACCGACATCGATTACCTGAAATCGCTGAGCAGCTCCCCGATGTTCTGCGGGAACATCCGCAACCGCCCCGGCAACATCATCGCCCACGGACGCGCCATGCTCGACGCGAACCGGGTCGCCCGCGAACTCGTCCGCTTTTCCCGCTATGAACCCGAAACGGCGATTCTGCATGCGCCGAGCTCTCTGCTGCATGCGCCGGAACGCTGCAAGAATTCACTCGACGCACTCTACGCCGCAACGCTGCCGACCGGACACCGGGTCAGATTTCTTTCGGAGGAACAGCTCGGCAGACGGGAGTTCGGCGCAGTCCGCCTGCTTCTGCTGCCGGAATCCGAATACCTCGACCGCAAAGCGTTGGCCGGATTGAATGAATTCGTCCGCCGCGGCGGGCGCGTGATGGTCTGCGGCAAAGCGCCGCGTTACGACGAATTCGGCAATCCGCTGCCGGAACCGCCTGATTTTCCGAAACTTCCCCTCTCCCGCCTCGGCGCCGAACTCGACGCGACAACGCCGCTGCCGTTCCGGCTCGCCGTCCACGACGGCGCAGGCGGCGAAGGGCTCTACCTCCGCTGCGTCCCCGACGGAGACGCCTATCTGATCAATCTGGTCAATTACGGAAAAAACGCACGCAAGCTGAACTTCTCCGGCCCCGGAACTTTCCGCGACCTGCTGCGGGAAGAGACGTTCGAACCGGAATTCGAACTGCCGCCGCAAAAACCGCTGCTGCTGCGCTTTCTCCCCGCCGGAAAACCGTGA
- a CDS encoding glycoside hydrolase family 2 protein, giving the protein MRRTWALAMLLFGAALIGGGTEFRSLNGNWRVLPPVKSAKRPASAPGLAAKLHLPETPTTAWKTIKVPHYNWHEAFPDTYPDASRRSANYQFTGKPVYVSGWFDTSFDIPAELGNRRVYLDFGSVAFETELFVNGRRAASHKGSFTGFEVDVTPLVKPGSNTLRMWVANDFGEHPPRHVYGKMFSASSNSGGITGNVTLKITSALNVRRMLLTPLVKESALDAVLELRNHLAPGEYVFRATAVDAAGNAQAAELGSFALKPGENRIQVRFPLRDPKLWSPADPQLYRFDVEILDRAGKVAAKSSGRFGFRDFRAVGGKFCLNGERIRLYAGNILTSGGWERTEPGSDAKLRADLRRQKRAGVNAIRYHMGGSDSHRLLAIADEEGLLVIDEFPMFHRVFSDLVFPTPEQRKEFMDTTLYEWRERIFRDYNHPSAVIWTLSNEVWTDSTADELNELYRALKPLDPMRPFNTGSGLHSFGIPGVPVATDLYDSHLYNVTSQMAPNFAEQDFDRYFRGLEELYGGEAFAKPAAVFESVHVGHNKPEQLVPLNRKMGVEEYLKELNRRKRIADIRWYGLRAFLAQQRYLPAATEPPGAAAFVNAIVGDAFDRFRADIRFQGYHLWTGRRDIIYPAYSELIRPYYVGVENWEPNVSGGKLRFGLIVVNDSMKARKARLELQVFRYGEQAVDTGEPVVRELALPEGVERSVFPMELEAGFPGFCELRATLTAGDCKVERSFPFFRGGPRPEIRPERRMAKWDNGSGRLRALKLPELRTLSQTGDFEALVVSAADPESAAALAAAGGQLAGFVKKGGKLLLLNLPPGANLNWILPGYSVKQPEKRAESASTIMELADPDHPVFAGLSTRHFQAGLNGDGGIVGRALLYPLSVNLLGTGFPYNPDGPGMLIAGFGIGEGSVTVSQVELLERLDGDPAAAALFANLVNDTGTKRRNMRPMAQGEANPLLEHFARIPAADCFVLPFEKIANRSFTDDPSGVRGWTGAGLPDFRQGPRGDLKFHAVPYRIPADGRALILRGVKTPAFPEKAEIIFHRPEALRSLVLFHTAWYPARGKELYRVILHYADGGTAALPVVEGRDIGDWYAPFDRAGAAVAFQGKHPLVQASFGFYASILDNPEPFRRVKAVEFVSDNTGVPILLAAAGVRFRDWAEEIAGDRWDHRDDDFEKSFGVRQTANNRFILTRGHGWIAPALRGREIDGTVWNRLRFALRSTKPLRVKLLYQSSSGDNGVCRWLEPVAEKDGWSEFDVELSKLEWPHSSSPEAKAWGGRTGAVSMFAVDLYGDAGTEFELSPLTLTAY; this is encoded by the coding sequence ATGAGACGTACTTGGGCGCTGGCGATGCTGCTCTTCGGGGCGGCACTGATCGGGGGCGGGACGGAGTTCCGGTCGCTGAACGGAAATTGGCGGGTTCTGCCGCCGGTGAAGAGCGCGAAGCGTCCGGCCTCCGCGCCGGGGCTGGCGGCGAAACTCCATCTGCCGGAGACTCCGACGACGGCCTGGAAGACGATCAAAGTTCCGCATTACAACTGGCACGAGGCGTTTCCGGACACCTATCCGGACGCCTCCCGCCGGAGCGCGAACTACCAGTTCACCGGGAAGCCGGTCTATGTGAGCGGCTGGTTCGACACCTCCTTCGACATTCCGGCGGAGCTCGGAAACCGGAGGGTTTACCTCGATTTCGGCTCGGTTGCCTTCGAAACCGAGCTCTTCGTGAACGGCCGGCGCGCCGCCTCCCATAAAGGGAGCTTTACCGGATTCGAGGTCGATGTGACGCCGCTGGTGAAGCCCGGCTCCAATACGCTCCGGATGTGGGTCGCGAACGACTTCGGCGAACATCCGCCCCGCCATGTCTACGGAAAAATGTTCTCGGCCTCTTCGAATTCAGGCGGCATCACCGGCAATGTCACACTGAAAATCACATCTGCGCTGAACGTCCGGAGGATGCTGCTTACGCCGCTTGTGAAGGAGAGCGCGCTCGACGCGGTCCTGGAATTGCGCAACCATCTCGCTCCGGGCGAGTATGTCTTCCGGGCGACGGCCGTCGATGCGGCCGGAAACGCGCAGGCGGCCGAACTCGGCAGCTTCGCGCTGAAGCCGGGAGAGAACCGGATTCAGGTCCGTTTCCCGCTGCGCGACCCGAAGTTATGGAGTCCCGCCGATCCGCAGCTTTACCGCTTTGACGTTGAAATCCTCGACCGGGCCGGAAAGGTCGCGGCGAAGAGCTCCGGGCGGTTCGGCTTCCGCGACTTCCGGGCGGTCGGCGGCAAATTCTGCCTGAACGGAGAACGGATTCGGTTGTATGCCGGCAATATCCTGACCTCCGGCGGGTGGGAACGCACGGAACCGGGTTCCGACGCAAAGCTCCGCGCCGATCTGCGCCGCCAGAAGAGAGCCGGGGTCAATGCGATCCGCTATCACATGGGCGGTTCGGATTCGCACCGGCTGCTTGCGATCGCGGACGAGGAGGGGCTGCTGGTCATCGACGAATTCCCGATGTTCCACCGGGTGTTCAGCGATCTGGTCTTTCCGACCCCGGAGCAGCGGAAGGAGTTCATGGACACCACGCTTTACGAGTGGCGCGAACGGATTTTCCGCGACTACAACCATCCGTCCGCCGTGATCTGGACGCTCTCGAACGAGGTGTGGACCGATTCGACTGCCGACGAACTGAACGAACTTTACCGGGCTTTGAAACCGCTCGATCCGATGCGGCCGTTCAATACCGGCAGCGGGCTGCACTCGTTCGGCATCCCGGGCGTTCCGGTGGCGACCGACCTCTACGATTCGCACCTCTATAATGTGACGAGCCAGATGGCGCCGAATTTCGCGGAGCAGGATTTCGACCGCTACTTCCGGGGACTTGAGGAGTTATACGGCGGGGAGGCTTTCGCAAAGCCGGCAGCCGTGTTCGAGTCGGTTCACGTCGGCCACAACAAGCCGGAACAGCTTGTTCCGCTCAACCGAAAAATGGGCGTGGAAGAGTATCTGAAGGAGCTGAATCGCCGGAAGCGCATCGCGGATATCCGCTGGTACGGGCTGCGCGCCTTTCTCGCGCAGCAGCGCTATCTCCCGGCGGCGACGGAGCCGCCCGGCGCGGCGGCGTTCGTAAACGCGATCGTCGGGGACGCGTTCGACCGGTTCCGCGCCGACATCCGTTTTCAGGGTTATCACCTCTGGACCGGGCGGCGCGACATCATCTACCCCGCCTATTCGGAGCTGATCCGGCCGTATTATGTCGGCGTGGAGAACTGGGAGCCGAACGTATCCGGCGGTAAACTCAGGTTCGGCCTCATCGTCGTCAACGACTCGATGAAGGCGCGGAAAGCCCGGCTCGAACTGCAGGTTTTCCGTTACGGGGAACAGGCCGTCGATACCGGCGAACCGGTCGTGCGCGAGCTTGCGCTGCCGGAAGGGGTCGAGCGCAGCGTTTTTCCGATGGAGCTCGAAGCCGGATTTCCGGGATTCTGTGAGCTCCGGGCGACGCTGACCGCCGGCGACTGCAAAGTGGAGCGCTCATTCCCGTTCTTCCGCGGCGGTCCCCGCCCGGAAATCCGCCCCGAACGCCGCATGGCCAAGTGGGACAACGGCAGCGGGCGGCTCCGGGCGCTGAAACTGCCCGAACTCAGGACGCTTTCTCAGACCGGAGACTTTGAAGCGCTGGTCGTTTCGGCGGCCGATCCGGAATCCGCCGCGGCGCTGGCCGCCGCCGGCGGGCAGCTGGCCGGATTCGTGAAGAAGGGCGGCAAGCTGCTGCTGCTGAATCTGCCGCCCGGCGCGAATCTGAACTGGATTCTGCCCGGCTATTCGGTGAAGCAGCCGGAGAAGCGGGCAGAATCGGCATCGACGATCATGGAGCTTGCCGATCCGGACCATCCGGTATTTGCGGGTCTGAGCACCCGGCATTTTCAGGCCGGGCTGAATGGAGACGGCGGCATCGTCGGCCGCGCGCTGCTTTATCCGCTTTCGGTCAATCTGCTCGGAACCGGTTTCCCGTACAATCCGGACGGCCCCGGCATGCTGATCGCCGGTTTCGGGATCGGGGAGGGGAGCGTGACCGTTTCGCAGGTCGAACTGCTCGAGCGGCTGGACGGCGATCCGGCCGCCGCGGCGCTGTTCGCAAATCTTGTGAACGACACGGGGACAAAGAGGCGGAATATGCGGCCGATGGCGCAGGGCGAAGCGAATCCGCTGCTGGAGCACTTCGCCCGGATTCCGGCGGCCGACTGCTTCGTCCTTCCGTTCGAGAAGATCGCGAACCGGAGCTTCACCGACGACCCGTCCGGCGTGCGCGGCTGGACCGGTGCCGGACTGCCGGATTTCCGGCAGGGACCGCGCGGCGACCTGAAATTTCACGCGGTCCCGTACCGCATTCCCGCCGACGGCCGGGCCCTGATTCTGCGCGGGGTCAAAACGCCCGCTTTCCCCGAAAAGGCTGAGATCATATTCCACCGCCCGGAGGCTCTCCGGTCGCTGGTTCTCTTCCACACCGCCTGGTATCCGGCGCGCGGAAAAGAGTTGTACCGGGTGATTCTGCATTATGCCGACGGCGGCACGGCCGCGCTGCCGGTCGTGGAGGGGCGCGATATCGGCGACTGGTACGCGCCGTTCGACCGGGCCGGTGCGGCTGTGGCGTTTCAGGGAAAGCATCCGCTCGTGCAGGCGAGCTTCGGTTTCTATGCGTCGATTCTCGACAATCCGGAGCCGTTCCGCCGGGTGAAAGCGGTCGAGTTCGTTTCGGACAACACCGGCGTGCCGATCCTGCTGGCCGCCGCCGGCGTCCGGTTCCGCGACTGGGCGGAAGAGATCGCCGGCGACCGCTGGGATCACCGGGACGACGACTTCGAAAAGAGTTTCGGCGTCCGGCAGACGGCGAATAACCGCTTTATCCTGACCCGCGGCCACGGCTGGATCGCCCCGGCGCTGCGCGGCCGGGAGATCGACGGAACCGTGTGGAACCGCCTCCGCTTTGCGCTCAGAAGCACGAAGCCGCTCCGGGTCAAGCTGCTGTACCAATCCTCCAGCGGCGACAACGGCGTCTGCCGATGGCTGGAGCCGGTCGCGGAGAAGGATGGCTGGAGCGAGTTCGATGTGGAGCTTTCGAAGCTCGAATGGCCCCACTCCAGCAGCCCCGAAGCCAAGGCCTGGGGCGGCCGGACCGGAGCGGTTTCGATGTTCGCCGTGGACCTCTACGGCGATGCCGGGACGGAGTTTGAACTCTCTCCGCTGACGCTGACCGCATACTGA